ttaaaaggaggagggtggttccggatccaaacgagcttttggttaacaaacagaacattattggattgcaggaaaatgatatagaaaatttggaacctttagctgatgaagaagaggttaatgaaccggagaagcgtgaaaacgattgtatttttgtccgttgataattttatatttaaatcagtttataaaagtaggcatttcgttgttagattttcagggtgccgaacagggggggtgccgaacagggggtacgcaacgttatcaGCAAAACAAGATTCTCATGTGTCCTTTACGAAATGCGGATACTTGGTGAAGATTTTGAGAATTTGTTTTGGAACCCGCCGAGTTTTGTCAAACAACAGCTAATTTCCAAGTCGATAGACTAATCGCGGGAGGCAACTGACAGGGACAATGTGTCGGTAGACTGTATCCGACCAGCCACTGGCGCAGGTTGTCCTGTCGAACTTCAACATGACAGCATTCAGGGGCCTAATCTTGAGATGTTGGTCGTCGTCCATCATTGCTACACATGTAGATTTATACACGCCAGATGCAGCTATGCAGCGGCTCTTACTGCTAGAATTgttagactagttctagaactagttctagtctagaactagtagcTGCCGAGTGGGGTCTGCTTGTTTTGCAATCTCTCTGAGCCAATATGATACTTGATGATAATCCCTCGCTATTTGATGACATTTGTACAGTAACGGTCACTGACAACGACTTATATGCCTACAGAAAAAAATAGTGCTGACGGGAGAATAAGCGCTGACAAGATGGTAATCACCAACACAGCCGCGAAACGGTGGGCGACGTGACTAAGAACCCACACGGATACATGATGCAGATGGACTGCTTGGCGTCTTGAATGGCACGCCCAACAAGTTCTTGGCGGGTGCTCGGCAAatatgacttttttttttcacacgCTTGCCATCCATGCGACCAAGGATTCGATCCAGCTTCAATTCCTCCTTGACGTCGACACAATCACGTCAGATCTTGCTCAGCGGTGCAGATGCAAGCCACGGGAGTTTTTTGTCATTGGCATTTCCCTCCCGTCATTGGAGATTATCATCAACGACCCACTGTTCATGCCCAGTCACCCATTTCATGGTAGCCTCCACCGCAAGCGAAAGATAAACCTGGCAGCCATTGAGGGGTAACAAAAAGGCAGGTAATACCCGAGATGCGGTGCCGTCAGCCAGACAATGTGCGTCTCATTCAAAAGGTCTCATCCGATAGGTCGGCTACTGCAGATGCTAATCTGTACGTGCAGGAGATCACCACTTTGTTTGTGGGCCATAGGGGGTTTACCCCTCGGGCTTTGCATGTATAAATGGATATTATGTTTCCTGTGCATTTTCTTCACAGCCCACCCCAGCTCATCAAGCAATCGCTACTCAGAATGGGCGTGTTTGCGCAACTGTACGACCAGAGATGGGGGCTGGCGCTGCTTGCTGTCGGCTTCTACGTCGTGAGCAAGATACATGCCTACACCAAGCTTAGAGCGTTCAAAGGCCCAGTCGGCACTGGATTCTTCAACCTCTGGAACAGCTGGGCTCTGTTCAGCCAAGAGTCTCACCTGAGGTACAAGGAAGCGTGTGAGAAATATGGTGAGAGAtttaagaaaaagaaaaaaaacgcctCATCTCAATAGACTCAATCTGAATTCGTCAAAACAAAAGACAACTAACAACAGCCCCAGGCTCCATCGTCCGCATCGGCCCCAACGACCTCTTGACCTCGTCTCCGGAGCTCCTCATGTACATGAGCGGCGTGCGGTCGCCGTACTACCGATCGTCTTGGTTCTACAAGAGCTCGCGGCCCCGACCGGGCATCGACAACGTCTTTAGCTCCTCGGGCCCCGAAGGCGAGGCCACCCACACCAGGAAGCGCCAGCAGCTCGCTCCCGGCTACGCGGGCAAGGAGAGCCCGCTGATGGAGAGCTCGGTCGACCAGCAGGTGACGAACCTGGTGGCGCTGCTGAGGGAGCGGTACAGGTCGTCCGAGGCGCGCGTCAAGCCCGTGGACATGGGCGACAAGCTCTCGTTTTTCACGCTGGACGTCATCTCGGCGCTGTCGCTGGGCAGGGCGTTTGGCGACCTGGCCAACGACGCGGACATGCACGGCTACATGGAGGCGACGGAGGCGGCGTTTGGCTACCTCAACGCGCTGGTGGCGTCGCCGTTTGGCATGATGATGCAGATCCCCCTCGTGCACAGGCTCGTGGGCCCGCAGGAGACGGACGCCACGGGGGTGGGCAAGATCGTGTGCATGGCGCGGCAGAACCTCAAGGAGCGGCTGCGGCACGACACCAAGCAAAAGTCGGACATGGTGGCCTCGTTTGTGCGGCACGGGCTCAGCTTCGAGGAGCTCGTCACCGAGGGCCAGTTCCAGATCGTGGCCGGCAGCGAcaccacggcggcggcgctcaAGGGCGTGCTGCTGTTCCTGCTGAGCGACCGCCGCGTCTACCACAAGCTGCAGGCCgaggtcgacgccgccgcccagaGGCTGGCGCTGGGCCCCGAGCAGGTCATCGTCGACGGCGACGCCAGGGCGCTGCCCTACCTGCAGGCCGTCGTCAAGGAGGGCATGCGCTGCCACCCGCCCGTGACGCTGCCCATACCCAAGATGGTGCCTCCGGCCGGAGACACGGTCGTCGTCGACGGCCGCGAGGTGTTTCTGCCCGGCGGCACCCACGTCTCGTACGCCGCCTGGGCCCTGCACGTGCGCGAGGACGTCTACGGCGAGGATGCCGCCTGCTACAGGCCCGAGAGGTGGCTTGCCGAGGAGGACCCGGACAGGCTGGCCAGGATGCAGAGGACCCACGAGCTCAACTTTGGATACGGCAAGTACCAGTGTCTGGGGAAGCAGTTGGCTCTGATGGAGGTGAACAAGGTCGTGTTTcaggtatgttttttttttttttttttttacatgcGGCTTGTCTTTTTGCAGCTGTACTGACCAGCAAACAAAACAGCTGCTGCGGAATTTCGATCTGGCATTGACCAACCCGATCCACGGCTGGAAAAAGGTCAACTTTTTGGGAATCTTTAGCCCTGGAGAGATGCTTGTCACCGTCCATGAACGGGTTGCGGATGCCGCCAGGAAGGCTGAGTAAAGCTTCAATTGGGCGAAAATGCGTATGTCGTGTAGATGATATCCACTTCTGTACAATTCACTGCCGAGCCAGAATGTCAGACTCTAGTCTACAGTGGGCGTGGGTCCAATTTTACCTTATATATACtcacaagaaaaaaatgcaCTCTCAGAAGACAAGTGGGACATGCTTTTCCTCGGAAGATCCATTCTCATATAGGAAGCTTTAAGCTACCTAGGAAAACGCCTACAAACACTAGACTTGACATTTAAAAGACTGTTTAGTTGGCAGATTCAAAATACTGCACTTGGGTTCGCTCACGAAACTGCAACACTATTCACACTTCCCAAAGCGTGGGTGCCAATGATTGTTACTAATACTTCTATGCAGCTTCCCGCTTGAGACTTTGAGCCCGTGGAACCGTCAAGCAGAAGCGCCGACGACTGGCAAAGCGGCATCTGCATCTCGGCTTCGGTTTCAATCTCCGAAAGTGCCGGCTGCTTTTCTAGGAGACAATCGCCGGGCTTTTTATCCTCTCCTTACTCTTTTCTTGTCCTGCTCAGTAATAGGTCAAAATCATAATATATTTTGCGTTAGTAGGCGGTATGTGTAAGACGACTCAAGGCCACCCCTGAAATTTGAACACAGAGGGCGCACTGTTCACCTAGGGGTGTCTGCTACGCGTTGAACCAGTTTCGGCAGACTGCTCAGCACCGCTCATGCAAGAAACCTTTTTGCCAAAACTGCGATTTGGCCACACGTTGTTTTAAACTTTGGTTTGTTAGGCAACGTACTTGTGGTTGTTGACACCGTTCGACAAACTTGGCGCGATACTCAGCCACTGGCCACCTGCGTGCACGATCCTGCCATGTTACATTCCCAAAATAGAATTTCCGGAACTTGTATCAAACATGGTAACACGATCGTTTTATACTCCCCCATTATTGTTTTCGATTGCAGGTAGTAGCGGCAAGAGCTAGGTTGCACCGGTTGCTGATCAAAGTATATTCATCACGAGGAATTAGTCGACTCCAAACAAAGTAACCAATCAAGATACCTATCAACTCTCGAGACTTTTACTCTATTTCCCACCCGCCCTTGACTCCACTCTGCGTAGTGCGTGCACGGTTCAGTCTCTACATCATTACTATTTGCCAAAAATCGCAAAACACCTCGACGGTCACTTTTGCAAGATGAAGCTCTTCATAATCCTTTTCGCCCTCCTTGCCACCAACCTCGTAGCAGGAGCCGAAAGCGAGTGCGACAGCTTAAAGGCACAATGCAAAGCCAAATGCCCCCCCGGGTCCGGTAAGTGAAGGCGTGAAGCACATCTTTTTCTGGCCCTCTATTGCACAGTTCCCCCTTGGATATCATTCTTTTGGTGCCctgttattttcctttttttcccaacACATATTCGCACATGGCTCTAGCCCGTAAAGAAAGCAAATTCTATTAAATATCCGCGGCTATATAATACACCTTGAGGGGGATAGCTGGTACTATTAATTTTATTCATCCCGCAAAGATTTGTGTAGTGCCAACAACACGGAAATACAGGCCGTGAGAATTTGCCGCAAGCTGTGCAGTCCGATATGCTTTTTTGGAGGGGACAAAAACGGCCGTGCATAGCTTTGGcagccttttcttcttctttggctgTATAATTCATTTAAACAACCCGTACATGGATAGGTTACAGTGCTATTAGCGAAAGTTACAAACTGCCACCAAATTACGCGCGCGAATTGCGACCTTTTGCCATTCCGCACCATTTGCATTGCGCCATACATATTGCACCATTCCAAGTGCAATGAAAAAAGTAAATACGCGAACCCAAAATTTGATCCATTTTTTTAGTGCGTTGCAAATACATACGTTCATTATAAATGGTGCATGCAAATGGCGTAATTGATACTTTCGAGAATAGCCCCGTAAACGTATCGATTTACGGGCGATCTGAACGAATTGTACGGTGGAATAACCacagccttttctttttgggctCACCCGCTGTCTAGATTGTGACGGGTTTCGATTTGGGGGCTAGATAGAATGGCTAATATGTAGTATATATTTACATTTGTTCCACGCAAAACAAGGCGCAACACGCTGTCGTAGATCGAGTCGTAAAACAATCCTTTATCTATAGACTGTTTATCATTCGGGATCAAGGGCGGTACCTATTGTATTGCTGCTCGTGGTTATATGACCATCTTCTGGAGGCAGAAAAAAGAATGCTACCGTCTGGCGCTGTCCTAATCTCAGCCCCATTCGGGTCCGGAGCATCAAGAGGGGGCTGCAAGACCTTTTGCTCGAGTTCCAAGCGCAACGTTGGGAGGGTGCCTCTGGTTTGGTATAAGTGAGCAACCCCGCTCTGGTCCATCCAAATTTTCCTTTCTCCATACCGGGGATTGGGTTCCTTTTTGGTTTCGATTGTGCACACCCACCCCGGATAACAGTCTACCGAGCCCTTGCGCTCGCCATTGGCGTAGAGCGTTACCACGTACCACCGATGTTCATTGCCCAAGACTTGGAGCGCAAAGAGACCTGAAGAAAGGAGTGCAAGTTTCAAGTTCATAGTGGGAGTTTGTAACAGATAAAAattttaaatattaaaaGAATGTATCAAGTTTGTTGTGTGTAAGAAAGAGTGACTAGGTAAGTATTCAAACAGTTGAGCGAATGTGTTTGTGTTTGCGTGTGTGTATGCGACAGCTTTTCTACCAAATAAGAAAGAATTTGCAGCTCTTAACTTATATGAAATCCCTTTTGGGGGGTATccacacaaaaaaagaaaatctaTTCCGAGCTACAATCGTCATCAGTCCGCATTGATTTTTTAACGTACTAACGCCAATTTGGTAGGCCTGAGTCTGCGAGGTGTCTCTATTTTGGTATTATAGTAGCGCACAGGTCGATCATCGCGTTTGCAAAGCTCCCCGAGTCAACACGATGTGGCTGGAGCAATGCAGGTGTTGGTATTCGGTATCTCGGGGCCGTTTCCTCGCGCATGCCTCTACAAGCAAGCCTC
The Pyricularia oryzae 70-15 chromosome 1, whole genome shotgun sequence DNA segment above includes these coding regions:
- a CDS encoding pisatin demethylase, translating into MGVFAQLYDQRWGLALLAVGFYVVSKIHAYTKLRAFKGPVGTGFFNLWNSWALFSQESHLRYKEACEKYGSIVRIGPNDLLTSSPELLMYMSGVRSPYYRSSWFYKSSRPRPGIDNVFSSSGPEGEATHTRKRQQLAPGYAGKESPLMESSVDQQVTNLVALLRERYRSSEARVKPVDMGDKLSFFTLDVISALSLGRAFGDLANDADMHGYMEATEAAFGYLNALVASPFGMMMQIPLVHRLVGPQETDATGVGKIVCMARQNLKERLRHDTKQKSDMVASFVRHGLSFEELVTEGQFQIVAGSDTTAAALKGVLLFLLSDRRVYHKLQAEVDAAAQRLALGPEQVIVDGDARALPYLQAVVKEGMRCHPPVTLPIPKMVPPAGDTVVVDGREVFLPGGTHVSYAAWALHVREDVYGEDAACYRPERWLAEEDPDRLARMQRTHELNFGYGKYQCLGKQLALMEVNKVVFQLLRNFDLALTNPIHGWKKVNFLGIFSPGEMLVTVHERVADAARKAE